Part of the Roseobacter litoralis Och 149 genome, CAGACTGCGCCTTGCGTTTATACCATATTGAAAGCTGGCAGGGATATTTTCACCTGCGGCAAGTGCCCCGACGTGGGCCTATATTTCAAAGGAGCCAGATTATGGAACGCGATCCTGAAAATTCATTTGTGAAGCAGAATACACCGCAAAAACCCTCGCCTGTCAAAGCCATGATTACGTGGCTGATAGAGACTGATCGTGAGGTGCGCGCAACTCAGTCGATCGTGAACGAGACGCAAGACAAACACCAAAAATAATTGAGGGGAAAAATGCGGTGGGTTTCCCTTTTACAAAACTAATTCAGCCTTGTGTGAACAAGATCACAGAACTCGAATCAGATGTTAGGTATTTGTTAGGTATTGAAGTGACCGGTAAAAAGTAGAAAGCCTCGCAACAGGTGTTTCAAAGGTAACAAGGGAAATTATTTCACGGTCCAGAGGGGGAATCTGGTTGGTTTTTGGAGTGGCCTAAGGCCAGCGAAACTGACGAATTTTGGATACCCCTCTGATTTTTACTCTCCCCAGGGTCTGTTATTAGCCTTTTTATAGGTGCAGACAGACAACCCCCCAAGCCGCTCGTGCTCGGGGGGTTGTTTCTTTTCAGGAATGGAAAGTGTTTATCAGGCTGACTTCTTGCCTTTAACAGGCGCCCAGATCCGTTTGTTTGTCAGGTACAACAGTACTGACAGGATCGTCAGGAAAAGCACGCCGACAAAACCGGCCTGTTTGCGTGCCATCATTTTAGGTTCAGCGGTCCACATCAGAAACGCGGAGACGTCTTCTGAAAGATGATGCAGGTCATTTGCATGGCCGTCCGCAAATTCGACAAGCTCGTCATCCAGTGGCGGCGCCATTGAGATCCAGCCGCCGGGGAAGGCCGTGTTCTCATACAATACGATGCCTGCTTCTTCTTTCTCTTCGCCTGTATAGCCTGTCAGGAGCGACGCGATGTACTCAGGACCACCAATACCCTTGAAGAACTGGTTGATCCCCAAGCCATAAGGCCCGTGGAAACCCGCACGCGCTTTGGCCATCAGGCTCAAGTCAGGCGCATTCTCCAAACCGGATTCCGGAAAGTGATCTGCCGGCTTAGCAGGACGGAAATCTTCGATTTCTTCGTCGTAGACTTCGAAGTTCTCAGCATAGGCCCGGACCTGATCTTCCGGCATCGCTGGGCCACCCTCTTCGGACAGCGAGCGGATCGCAACGAACTTCAATCCATGGCATGCGGCACAGACTTCGGTATAAACCTGAAGGCCCCGCTGCAGCTGGTTTTGATCGAAAGTTCCGAAAGGCCCTTCGAACGAAAAGTCGAAGTCTTCGATATGCGTGTCATAGGCGCCAGCCGCCAGACTCGCCGTGGCAAACCCAAAGGTCGCCACAGCACTCAGTATAAGTCTTCTGAACATTTTCTTTTGTTCCTTTACTCGGCCGGTGTTGCCAGCGGTTGCGATCCACCATTTGCGGCAGCTTTTTGGGCGGCGACGTCGGCTTCGATGGTTTCTGGCCGTGCCAGCGGCTTTTCGATCACACCCAGCAACGGCAGGATGATCAGGAAATACGCGAACCAGTAGGCGGACCCAATCAAGGCAATGACCGGGTAGATACCTTCGGCAGGCATTGCGCCAACCCACATCAGCACAAAGAAGTTCACGACGAACACCCAGAACCACCACTTCAGCATGGGACGGTAGCGTGCGGAGCGAACAGATGATGTGTCCAGCCAAGGGGCCAGCGCCATCACGACGATCGCACCGAACATCGCAAGCACACCGAAGAACTTGGCATCGACGATACCACCGGTGATGAAGGATGCCAGTTGCACTGCCCAGACAGTATCATCGAACGCACGCAAAATGGCGTAGAACGGCAGGAAGTACCATTCGGGCACGATGTGTGCAGGCGTCGCAAGCGCGTTGGCTTCAATGTAGTTGTCCGGGTGGCCAAGGTAGTTTGGCATAAAGCCTACGATTGCGAAGTACACCGCAAGGATAACCGCCAGCGCAAAGAGGTCCTTCATGACGAAGTAGGGCCAGAATGGCAGCGTGTCTTTTTCTGCTTCTTCCTTGGACGTCCGACGCACTTCCACGCCTGTCGGGTTGTTGTTGCCCGTGGTGTGGAAGGCCCAAATGTGCACCACAACCAGCCCCAGAATAACGAAGGGCAGCAGATAGTGCAGAGAGAAGAAGCGGTTCAAGGTTGCATTGTCCACCGCTGGTCCACCCAGCAGCCAAGTTTGCAGCGCTTCACCAACGAAAGGAACCGCGCCGAACAGGCCGGTGATAACGGTCGCACCCCAGAAGGACATCTGACCCCATGGCAGAACGTAGCCCATAAAGGCCGTGCCCATCATAAGCACGTAAATCAGCATGCCGATGATCCATGTAATCTCGCGTGGTGCCTTGTAAGAGCCGTAGTAAAGCCCGCGCAGGATGTGCGCATAGACCGCCACAAAGAAGAGCGACGCGCCGTTTTGGTGCATGTATCGCAGCATATAGCCGCCATTCACGTTGCGCATGATGTGCTCAACCGATGCGAAGGCGTGGTCCACATGCGGCGTGTAGTGCATTGCGAGGACGATGCCCGTGACGATCTGCAAAACCAGTACGAATGTGAGGACGATACCCCAAATCCACATCCAGTTCAGGTTCTTCGGTGTCGGGATCATAAGTGTGTCGTACATCAAGCCAACAATCGGCAGTCGCTTGGCGAGACTTTTCTCCCAGGCTGCCTTTGGCTCGTAGTGATCGTGAGGAATTCCACCCATTCGTTTTCTCCCTTACCCGAGTTGGATCGTGGTATCATCCACGAATACTGCTGTTGGTACCGGCAGGTTTGTTGGTGCTGGACCTTTGCGAATGCGGCCGGAGGTGTCGTAGTGTGAACCATGGCAGGGGCAGAACCACCCGTCATAATCACCCGCATCGCCGAGCGGTACGCAGCCGAAGTGCGTGCATACGCCCATCATCACCAGCCACTCACCGCTTTCATCCAGTGAACGGTTCTCATCGGATGCATCCGCATCAGGGGCGATGTTTGCGTTTTCAGCCAATTGGTCCGGCAAATCGGCAAGATCAACGGCGCGCGCGGCGTCGATTTCCTCTTGGGTCCGGCGACGGACGAATACGGGCTTGCCCAACCATTTCACGGTCAACTGCGTGCCGGGCTCGATCCCGCTCACGTCAACCCGGATGGATGACAAGGCCAAAACGTCGGCTGTCGGGTTCATTTGATTGACCAAAGGCCAAATTGCGGCCCCTGCGGTTACTGCACCGGCACCTGCCGTGGCGTAGTAAAGGAAATCCCGCCGGGTGCCTTCGTGGTCTTCTGCATGCGACACAGGTTTACTCCTCTTAGGGGCCGGTTATACGGCCAATAGCGATTTGGCCGCGTAGAACACGACATTTGCTTGTTGGGCTATGTAGCGCCGTGGTTTGGTTCAGTCCAGTGACCTTAAACGCGCAAACCGTCGCAGTCCCCTAATGTTTTTGACAAAAACACGGATTCGGGCTGTTTTTTTAAACGGTTGGGAAAGGTTCATGCCGCTGGCGGGTGAGTCGCACGCATTGAGGGGCGCGAATCAAAACCCGCGTGCCATTTCGCCAACGCTTCGTTTCCCTCTCGCCAGTTGCGCGCATCATGTCGGAAATCGAGGTAGGACAAGGCACAAGCCACCGAAATATGCCCCATCGTCAAAGGGCCTGACAAATGGCTGATCCAACGTGTGTTCAGGGCAAAAAGCGTGCGCTCGATTTTTGCCCACTGCGCGTCGATCCACGCTTGCGAGACCCGTTCGGCATCCCGCAGGCGCAATTCGTAAACCATGGATACACCTGAATCCATGATACCGTCCCCTGTCGCTTCCAAGGTCAGTGTTTCCCAGCGCGACGAGTTCTGCGGATAAAATGCGCCGTTGAACAAATGATTGAGATAGGCCGTTATCACGCGGCTGTCATAGAGGGTAATGCCGTCGTCGCGTTCAAGGGCAGGCAAACGCGCCAGCGGATTGGCCGTCTTGAGCGCCTCATCCGACGCAAGCGCTGTCGTCGTGACCGTTTTCAGCGTCACAGCATCGGTCTGACCAAGCTCATGCAGCAAAACGGTGACTTTGCGCACGAAAGGTGACGCTGGCGAATGGTAGAGTTTCATAGGATGGCCCTCACTATATATAACGATGGTATCAGAGCCGCTAGCTCTGTCCATCCACCGCGCGCATCAGTGCCGACAACAGTTTCAACTCGGTGCCCTGACCATAGGCGTCAACATGATCCGCAGCACTCTGTCGTACTTCGGGCGCTTTGTTCTGATTAAGTTTCCAAGTCCCCTCAACCGACGTCAGAACCATCCGGCAGGGCACAATCGCGCGCATCATGCGTGTCATCACGCCATCCGACATCTTATCTGTCGTCCATGGTTGTTTGGGGACAAGTCGATCCTCGAAATGCGCCGATTGCCGATCCAGAATGCCGTGCAACTCGTCCTGCGGGCGCAACTCAAGCTCTCCGGTGAGATGCACAGCCACGTAATTCCATGTGGGCACCTGATCGATCACACCATACCAATCGGGCGAAATGTAACTGTCAGGGCCAGACACCGCGATTCTGGCCGCGCGGTTTTCTGTCAGCGCGCGCACAATCGGGTTGGAGCGTACAAGATGCAGCCAGACCGTTTTGCCGTCGTCATCCACCAGAAACGGGATATGAGACAAAAGCGGGCCATTTTCACCATTCACCGCAAGCACGCCGAAGCCTCGTTCACGCGCGAAGGCAAGGTTTTCGATCTCTTGTCGCGTGTGAAAAGCCGGGTTCGGGTGCATCGTTTTGCCTTTGTAGTGTGTCGTATTTGGTCTTGCAGATTTTTGAAACTATTGGCAACCTTGGCGTATTCTCAGGGCGGGGTGAAATTCCCCACCGGCGGTATGTGGGGCCTGACCTTACGAGCCCGCGAGCGGCCTTTCCCGAACTGAAAGGTGTCAGCAGATCTGGTGAGATGCCAGAGCCGACGGTCATAGTCCGGATGAAAGAGAATGCGACCGCAAGAAGGCACGCCTGTGCCTTTTCGCGGGCGTGATCGCCTTGGGTGGACGTGTCGACCGCAAAAAAGGAGATCACTATGACACACACCCGCTTCGCCTTTGTCAAAGCACAATGGCATGCCGATATTGTCGACCGGGCCTTGGATGGCTTTACCGAGATAATTCCCGCGGCACAGGTCGATGTTTTCGACGTGCCCGGCGCTTTTGAAATGCCCTTGATGGCGCGTGATCTTGCAGGCACCGGGCGATATGATGCCGTGGTCTGCGCCGCATTTGTCGTGGATGGGGGTATATATAGACATGATTTCGTGGCCCAGACGGTCGTGGATGGTCTGATGCGCGCGGGGCTGGACACAGGTGTGCCGGTGTTATCCGTATCCCTGACACCGCATCATTATCAGGAAACCGATCATCACAACGAAATCTACCGCAGTCATTTCGCCACCAAGGGGCGCGAAGCGGCGCAGGCGGCCTTGGGTATCCTCAAAACCCGCCAGTCGCTCAGCGCGCGCAGCGCCGCATGAGGCGTCTGACGAAATACCGGGAACATCACATATCAACTGACGCGTTGAAATCTCTGATTTCACGCAGCACTGGATGATCCGGGTTTTTCGCATGACGCTCTAACCGAGGTAGGCGCGCAATGCAGGCGGCGGGTTGTTCATCAGATCCGCCGCAGGTGCAGGCGCATGCGCGCCCCCGCCTTCGACAAAGA contains:
- a CDS encoding cytochrome c1; this encodes MFRRLILSAVATFGFATASLAAGAYDTHIEDFDFSFEGPFGTFDQNQLQRGLQVYTEVCAACHGLKFVAIRSLSEEGGPAMPEDQVRAYAENFEVYDEEIEDFRPAKPADHFPESGLENAPDLSLMAKARAGFHGPYGLGINQFFKGIGGPEYIASLLTGYTGEEKEEAGIVLYENTAFPGGWISMAPPLDDELVEFADGHANDLHHLSEDVSAFLMWTAEPKMMARKQAGFVGVLFLTILSVLLYLTNKRIWAPVKGKKSA
- a CDS encoding cytochrome b, with amino-acid sequence MGGIPHDHYEPKAAWEKSLAKRLPIVGLMYDTLMIPTPKNLNWMWIWGIVLTFVLVLQIVTGIVLAMHYTPHVDHAFASVEHIMRNVNGGYMLRYMHQNGASLFFVAVYAHILRGLYYGSYKAPREITWIIGMLIYVLMMGTAFMGYVLPWGQMSFWGATVITGLFGAVPFVGEALQTWLLGGPAVDNATLNRFFSLHYLLPFVILGLVVVHIWAFHTTGNNNPTGVEVRRTSKEEAEKDTLPFWPYFVMKDLFALAVILAVYFAIVGFMPNYLGHPDNYIEANALATPAHIVPEWYFLPFYAILRAFDDTVWAVQLASFITGGIVDAKFFGVLAMFGAIVVMALAPWLDTSSVRSARYRPMLKWWFWVFVVNFFVLMWVGAMPAEGIYPVIALIGSAYWFAYFLIILPLLGVIEKPLARPETIEADVAAQKAAANGGSQPLATPAE
- the petA gene encoding ubiquinol-cytochrome c reductase iron-sulfur subunit; amino-acid sequence: MSHAEDHEGTRRDFLYYATAGAGAVTAGAAIWPLVNQMNPTADVLALSSIRVDVSGIEPGTQLTVKWLGKPVFVRRRTQEEIDAARAVDLADLPDQLAENANIAPDADASDENRSLDESGEWLVMMGVCTHFGCVPLGDAGDYDGWFCPCHGSHYDTSGRIRKGPAPTNLPVPTAVFVDDTTIQLG
- a CDS encoding glutathione S-transferase yields the protein MKLYHSPASPFVRKVTVLLHELGQTDAVTLKTVTTTALASDEALKTANPLARLPALERDDGITLYDSRVITAYLNHLFNGAFYPQNSSRWETLTLEATGDGIMDSGVSMVYELRLRDAERVSQAWIDAQWAKIERTLFALNTRWISHLSGPLTMGHISVACALSYLDFRHDARNWREGNEALAKWHAGFDSRPSMRATHPPAA
- a CDS encoding FMN-binding negative transcriptional regulator, which encodes MHPNPAFHTRQEIENLAFARERGFGVLAVNGENGPLLSHIPFLVDDDGKTVWLHLVRSNPIVRALTENRAARIAVSGPDSYISPDWYGVIDQVPTWNYVAVHLTGELELRPQDELHGILDRQSAHFEDRLVPKQPWTTDKMSDGVMTRMMRAIVPCRMVLTSVEGTWKLNQNKAPEVRQSAADHVDAYGQGTELKLLSALMRAVDGQS
- a CDS encoding 6,7-dimethyl-8-ribityllumazine synthase translates to MTMTHTRFAFVKAQWHADIVDRALDGFTEIIPAAQVDVFDVPGAFEMPLMARDLAGTGRYDAVVCAAFVVDGGIYRHDFVAQTVVDGLMRAGLDTGVPVLSVSLTPHHYQETDHHNEIYRSHFATKGREAAQAALGILKTRQSLSARSAA